From the genome of Poecilia reticulata strain Guanapo linkage group LG22, Guppy_female_1.0+MT, whole genome shotgun sequence:
CAATAACGTATAAATGGGAACAGGATGAATGGCAATGAAACGCGGAGTGGCGGTAGAAGTGATCTGTGTGGGTGCAAAAGGCCAATCAACTGAAACCCACAGAGTCGATGCGAATCCTCGGAGGTTTTTGAGTGTTTACAGTCTGCAAGCtgtgaatgaaaagaaaaagctccGCAGATTCACCTGTcaaaatttaattcagaaaacaGAGGATTGTGCAGCGTGCGTGTTTGTGTAGCTTACCCAGCAATACTTCCTGATTTTTGTTCAAGATGTTACATGGAACTTCAGCATTgatacaatttaatttattcatcatACATTGTGGATATTGTACAAaatctaccaaaaaaaaatttgccgTTGCAGTGCCCGGCCTGAAGTGAGAGCACAAACTCAAAAAGACACTTTGaatcaagcaaaaaataataattattggaAATCTGATGATTCCAGATTTAACATAAACGTAACGCTGGCCATCACGACCCAACGCCGGGTCTTCATCTTGTTGAAACTTccttacagagaaaaaaaattcatatctTTGATTTCAGTTTGCTCCAGATGTTTCGGGGGAACAAAATCAAACCCATCAGTCTCCCCTGCAGGAAGTTCCTCTAAAATGTTACAGATCGGAGTTTAGAGAATTTGATGCGCTCATACGTTTAAGTCCAGACAAACTTCCAGTTACACAAATGAACTGTTTGTTAATATGTTTCTCATCTCTTTACCCAATTAACTGTAAATCAGTCTCACCAGCTTTGGTCAGAGACAATAAGAAGAAAAGTGAAACTATCCGAATCGACTTTATTGTCCAAGATCATGAGCAAAGACAAGGAGTTTGGACACTAAGCATGCATATATAAACTTTAGAGCAAATAAAGGACAGGAGGAACCGTATTCACTGCATGTGTATGAACAGCCATTCCTTTATATAAGGAAATCAGGAGAAACATAAGGGATCATCATCAGTGAGATGTTGgctcaaattaatattttgtgaaGGAATCATAACTGTAAAGGGAATTACAATCCCTTTACAATCAAACAAGAATGATGCATgactttcagtgtttttttttatgttaaggcttttatttgctgtttacTTGTATTTATCCCCCTGAGTTTATattctgcagctccagctgcaaGTCTGTTGGTGATTTTGTTCAACAGTTTTGAAGGGAAATACAGACTGAAATTTTTCCCATTACTCCCAGCAAAATTAGCTCAAATTTAATCATGTACAGTAAATTTTAACACTTAGGGCACAGAATATGAGCAGGTCTGTTCTTGATATTTGCACCTTTATTCATAGTCTgtaattgcatgtttttaatggaaCTTGCGTCTGTTTTGCTTTGCACATGAAAACTGCTGTGTGAATGAAAACGTCTACAAATTAAACAtcgtttttcttcctttctttatGACCGTGTTGAAGTTATCCAGCCTGCCAGCTGCTGGGATTTTTCAGCTGTAGCTCATCTTGGCTCCTGATGGTAAAACTCCAcctttctattgcaaatatgcTCAATTTCCACCACCACAATGACACTAATGtcatttttctactttgacaatttagttttaatttcttatcaTACTTGTAGTAATAATCATGTTACAGCTTCtttgttgtgtatttattgGTTGtattgtttgcattgttttgttttattgacaaCATTTGTGTAGTTAAGCCATATTAACCCTGATTATATAGTCttaatttttgtttagaaaGACAATTTGAGCATTATCCAggctgaaaaacagtttttggttaATTCTGGTGCATTTAGagaaattttaattaatgtgcattaaaactaccaaataaattcaaatatctGGAGTTTCTCAAGATGGACAAGAATTTATCCCCCATTTGCCTTAGGAGACACATGGAAGTatgaatcaaaataaataactaagcTATGATTCAATCAAATTACCTTTCATAGCAACATCTTGGTTGTCATAGTGACCTACATGAAATCCATCTTTGCTCCTCACCTGTTTGTAATGGAATTAGCTGTGTGACCcagatcatttaaaaacttattttaaatgactCAGCAAAAACACGTTATGATTAAAGTGGCATTGTGAGGATGTCTGACATCAATCCTAATTTATTCcataaatgtacttttctttAAGGTTATTAAAGGACGTtcgatttgttttaaaaatgttaacttttctCTTTAAGACTGCACTTAGATTCATCAAACAGAATCGGGTTCCTGCTGTTAGCATGAAACAAAAACGCAGCTCATGATCTGTGGCATAATGAACCCGTGGGTCTGATCTGTTAAACATGCACAACAAGGTATTTGAAATCTGAGACAATCTTGGTCATTAAATTGGTTCATGAAATCGGTTTGCTTCCCACCATTGAGCAGAGACAAAAGCAACAGAAGGTCAAGGCTTTGGGAATGTCATtctaaaaacttaattttagcATCTTGtatcaaatattaaataaatttcaatgtgtttctttATTCTACTGGAATATCCAGCTGTGTCCAACTTTCAGTCATCTAGCTGTTGGTTAAAGATCAACTCAGACTCTCTTCTCTTATTATTGCATCCGCTTTAGTGACCACAAGCAACCAATCAGCTCACAGCATAATGCTACCACCAGCTTCCTGGACTCTTTCTACAATGTACACTGGTATTATAGTAGCTTCCAGTTCATTTCCAGTTCCTCATTACTGGGGTGTTATTTAACAATCTGGTGATTTCCCTTTCATCTGAGAAGTCAGTTTGAGTCTTAAGACATCCGTATTATTTGTATTCACACCCAGCAGTCTGAATTAATGATCTTAGACTCTCTTGCAATGGCTTCAAATACCTTTCTTAACTTTTAAGTTCTCTTTAGATCTCAGCCAAGCACAGCCTTATTTATGTTGGCAGCCACCAACTGCAGTCCTTCGTAATccctaaaaaaatgttttaactatCAGCACAACTTGTTTAGAATCtgaatgaacacaaaaaacataaatctgagCATTTATGTGGATTATAGAAAACCTAGAATAAATTCAGACATGCTGTACAATTCTACCCCcaacaaaatatgaagtttttaataaattatgaagtaaaTTAATATCATAGAAATGCTTACAATGAAGAGATTCAAAAGTctgatcaaaacataaaaataaaataagctcatATTTAGATactgttaaaccaaaactccCTCCAAACTGCATTGGTGCTTCTGGCATGAATGTTTTCCAGTATAAGCCCATACTGCAAACATCGTCCAAACATTTCACTTTAACTAAATTAGACTCTGGGCTGGGATAAAACTCAGCgcaaatctgcaaaaagcacataagctgtttttcctcttctcaaCAGAGAGTAAGGGTCGAACGCTCAACACATGGGGATGCcaactattaaaaaataatagaaaacctGCTCTGGGTACCAACTACAGATAAGTCGCATCACTCCCTTTTCTGACgctgccctgggcaactgccttATGTTCAATATCTGAAAGGGCCACCAACAAGCATCAGATAAGAtgataaaatctgttattttctgcctttgcagcataacactttaaaaataacatcttaatATAGACCAGATttataacagtaataaatgacacaaataaaaattaagttcTTGACAGTGAAAACACTCCAGTTCCATGAagcatttaaagttaaataaccGTCACAATTACAAAACTTTCCTTCAACACGGCAGAGAACTTCTGCCACCTGTCAAATAATATTTAGACACtggaactaaaaaaataaaaactactggAAAAATGTTCTGGTCTAAAGTAACTAATTCTACAatccttttttccccattttaaaagttacaaatatgATTTTCAACACAGTCTTAAAAGTGTCTGACATCTACAGCTGGTGCAcatacaaattaattaaatcaagTTGAAACAGTAAAATGGCTGCACTTtagtttaaaattaattcacCAACCTTTGTGATTAAACTCCACTTATCAGGTTAAATGTAAATATGGTCAATCATAGCTTTCAATTCTatcataaaactaaatattttaaaatgtaattatgctGCGATCTGAAAAACTGATCTTCAGAATGCAAACTATTAGAAAGGCttaaaactaaacatatttgttaattttCCTGACCAACACATCACGCTGAGGGCACATGTTGTCTAAActaagggatttttttttttcaattatccTAAAGGTTAATATGATATTCAGTGTGAAAATATCCAATAATATTCACACCTTTTAGTTgcttaaatagttttaaatgtaGAGCTTCAGATCTTTTAGTTAGAAGCAGCAGGATGgattaatctgattttttacttgtaaaagcTGCAGGAGAGACGATCCgagaaaagcaacagaaactGCACCGAGACCTTTAATGCTGCtatgcaatttttaaaactaaGGTGCTGATTTTAAGCATTTACTTGTTTTGAGGACCACTAAGATCTTAAGCAGGTTCTCATGCTGGTTCTCCTTTACACGGTGTGAAAAATCAACGGCAGGTTTCAGGCcttcaggctgctgctgctataGCTACAGGAGAGAGGAGGACGGCGGCCATGATGGCTGAAGCTCAGTCAGCAGATCTATGTCAGAATGATGAGATCAAGTCAGACGAAGCCACTCTGTTTAAATCAAGTTCAGATCTGAAAAATGCTGCCAAAAAAGAGGATCAAACTCCATCATATTTGAGCAGCTGCACATCTTTGACTCGTCAGCTCTCCTTTCTCTGTCTCCGACCTTCATATTGGAGAAGTTTTCCTTCATCTGCCGACCAACGTGTTCCCCTTCACGGCGCTAAGTTTCCCTCGGCACTGCTGACCATCTGGTCGTCTATAGACGCTCTCTGTTCACTAAAGCAAACCTGATCTTAACTTCCAGAATGAGGTTTTGTGTCTCTGGATCATTTCTGTAAAACTTTCTTCCTCCATCCTGCAGAGCAAAACATCCAGAGCTTCTGGATGGGGGGAGTTTCTGATTACTGATCTTCTGAAACATACATGgtgatttttgttgtaaatttggTATCATTTAGTTATTCAGAGAGTCAAACGTCTCTCTGTAATTATGCAATCTGAAGTGaattaaatctgtttcaaaACGATGACTTTGCCTTGATGAAAATCCTCAGTGagtcttatttacattttgctcatttttatttttctcatactttccttttttcaaaCCACATCAAACATGTCGTGGAATCTGggaggtttttttatttttcaagaatGATTTTTAAAACCTCTAACTAATTGATTTTCACTAGTTTGTATGTTGAGGGATGCATTTAAGTTGTAAGGAAAGTAAGCGGAAAGCcaaaaaatgttgtcattttcctgcaattaaatcaaataaacctCTAAGTTTGAGCAGATTAAAATCCTTTCCTCCTTCTATTTGGTTCAGATGTTGCATCTGTTGCAGCGGCGGCTCGTTTTCCAGCTCAGTGACGGAGGAAGAAGCCGTTCATCCAAATCTCAACACGAAACCTTCCCCACATGTGCTTGCATGCTGCTGCCGCTGTTTGTTTGGAATTCCTCGGATAAATGTGGGAAAACTCAGCCGAGCCGAAACAAATCCCAGTTTTCGGTTTAATCCTTGTAAAATCAAAGGGGAATTTTCGCAGGACTTCACTTGTCTTTGGAATAAAAATCTCTGGATAAAGTGGAGGAATATTTTAATGCTTAGCCCCCCTCCCCTTCATTCCTCAGCACAATCCTGCTTGTGTTTACGAGCCTCAGAGACTCTGCTGCAGAATCTCACCTCGTCCAggattatttggattttctgCTGCTGGGAGGAACTTTTGCAGTCTGGAACGTTGGTaatggaaagaagaaagagacctaaaacatgaagaatgTTCTGATGGAAAACATATACAGCAGCTTAAATATATTCTGCCTATATAAGGCAGTCAGAGATAAATCTACTTTACGAGAGTTCAAATCAATGCTTTTGGTCAGAaagaccaaaaacaataaattatcagGTTTTGAAGTGAATTTCAGGTCGCGATTATTTTTAGGGCTGCATTTTGTATCTTACTGGACTTCCATATGCAGATCTCTTTCTGTATCTGTAAAACCGAAACACCCgctgctttaaaatgttacatttcaaattaaatgacagaaaggCATGAGAAAAAACAGACGTTGCTGGAAAAATAACCAACAAAATGACTTGTATTGcgcttatattttttttattcagatttaatttagttctttgtttttcatatttgatttaatgCTGAACGTTTGACAAACATATCCACCTGCAAACACGCTGTTTTTGTGTCAGGTATTAGAGCTTTTACCTGcgtcttgtttctgtttctgctgctaaacaatgagaaaaaaaaattatattccaGTTTGGCTCATTTTGCCTTCAGATTGATCTGTACCTCACAGAGGTTCTTATTTATCTACTTAgtttcatatttacataaaattatatttattcacATCTTTCACAGATACAATGAGACATTCATATCTAGTTACAAAGATGCACTTTTACCAACATTTGACTCATAATTTTCTTGAAACCGAGTTTGAATTTCTGAAAACAGATGTgcaggaatttatttttgtatgtttttcatgACAGAAATTAAGATATTTTACACTCTAACTGAGAGATTAAATAAGATTCATTATAATCATATCAATAATCATATTTACAAGAccagataaataaaagaaaatatgttttttacaccCTGAAACACAAATCAGCTTCAGATGAGCTtcctttctgctgctgtttctgtaaatttaatttacatcttttttggtttggagataaaaacacatttttgttccaACATGTTGGTATTTTCAATTTGCTTAGTGAAATTTGTCAGAAACCCAAACAGGTTCCGCTGTAAGATTGgatcatttatcattttgccTTCAGTGAAATCCAAATTCAAACTTCTGATTTCTGCAGTTTCAGTCGGAAGTCCAGCGCTGTGAGCGCGCATGGTGTGCGCGCGCAGAGCGACGTCTTCCGCTGCCATTTAAGGATGTCACtttatttctaattaattaCACACGAGAGGTTGTGAATCTGCACGTGCACCGACGATTAACATCCACAAACGGTCACATGGTGCACCGTGAGTGCGCGCGCTTTAAACCACGACATACAAggagttttaaattaaacataaataagcGTCACAGAGACAATAATAAAACGATATGTACACCTGTGCAACATCACATCACGCGCGTCCCCGTCTCCATCAGCTGTCAGAGTCCGCTTCGCTTTTAGTCCCGTCCGTTTTCTCCGCTTTTTTGCTCCATTTCTGAGAGTTCTCCGACTCCTCGGAGGAGGAGCGCTTCTGCCGCCTCCACTTGGCGCGACGGTTCTTGAACCACACCTGCGGGACGCAGGAGGCAAGAAGTGAGAAAACTCTCATATGCAAATGGATTCCCACTATGATTTAGAAACAATCATTTTGATGGCAAAAAATGCAGACTTtaatatgttgggtttttttaggATTAAGATTAGCGTTTAaaaaatgagattaaataatCTTATTTGTACccgtttaatttatttatttattcatttatttatttattcattttacattaaTACTATCTATattgtctttgcttttttccaCACTTTCATTTTCACTGGTAAATATTGTTAACACACTGGGTCTCAATTTCAGGAGACGTTTTAGACAAGAAAAGATACGCAGAAAACAGCGCATAAAACTAATAAGGCTTATTACCGAATCTTTTGTACAAATAGCCgaatttaataattttcaaaaggttataattttgtaaaaaggaattgttaaataaatggaCCAatgattcaaatattttgaaaagaaatacaCTGGAATGAAGTAAAAAagcaaatcaataaattaataataataataataataataataataataataataataataataataataataataataataataataataatccacattaattaaacattaatgtGAGATCAAttgcaaatgcaaatatatattattatagtCTCTAATAAAATCCTTTATTACCTTCCACTCTAGTGTACTATTGTATTTGCATATATACATATCAACCATGCTAATATATTTCTGTAGATATTTACAGTCTGTGTTCTTATATTATTTAATTCTGcaactaaatgtattttttacaactaattgatttgtatttaataataataataataataataataataataataataataataataataataataataataataataataataataataataataataaatgaaaagagaTAAATGTCTTCCTGATTTCaatcaacatttaaagaaaGGACAGAAAACGTATCCCACCTCGACCTTCTCCTCCCGCAGGTGAACTTTCCGGGCCAGCTGCTCCCGCGTCCCCACGTCCGGGTACTTGGTCTCCTGGAAGAGGCCCTCCAGAGCCTCCAGCTGCTCGTCGGTGAAGATGGTTCGATGCCTGCGCTTCCTGCGGCAGTGCAGCTGGTTGAGGAGCTGCAGCTCGGTCCGCGACAGGCTGCCCATGTTCATGTAGGACATCATGTGGTGAGGAACCGGGGACAGGAGCACCGAGGCCGGGCTGTCGTAGCCTGTAAGACGGGGACAAACCGAAGCGTCTGAGGCGCAGAAATGAGGATATTTCGTAGATTTATTTGCTACATCAGCGTGTATAGCCTATGTTTGTCTTAAATTTGTCCATCTTTAAGGTTTTCTGCGGTTTAAAAGCTTTTTCCTGATCTAACAGAACATTGAGGACAACACAAACCAccgaaaacagaaaacagaacagcagaaaTCCGATCAAATGTGAAGTTTTAGCTTAAGAAATCAAAAAAAAGCGCCATTTTTGCGCATTTAACATCTTCTTGTCTTAAAACACGTTTAAACTTGTGAAAAGATTAACATGTTTGTAAAGGTCAGAGACGATGTTCAGATTTGCTTTTAAcgatc
Proteins encoded in this window:
- the gsc gene encoding homeobox protein goosecoid → MPAGMFSIDSILSGRPSCKEPLLLHRSGPVVLPAGLTDTIYTDYSGLYSAARGPSPPGVHALTGARIGYNGYYYGQLQVQGPGGGPPCCGAVPGLSPQQCPCFPAGYDSPASVLLSPVPHHMMSYMNMGSLSRTELQLLNQLHCRRKRRHRTIFTDEQLEALEGLFQETKYPDVGTREQLARKVHLREEKVEVWFKNRRAKWRRQKRSSSEESENSQKWSKKAEKTDGTKSEADSDS